From Variovorax sp. J2L1-78, the proteins below share one genomic window:
- a CDS encoding helicase HerA-like C-terminal domain-containing protein: protein MADPLLIARHDATECFLLPNLTNRHGLITGATGTGKTVTLQTLAEQLSGIGVPVFMADVKGDLTGISQAGHIGDKLAATLKERGIEAPAPLACPVTLWDVFGEQGHPVRATISDMGPLLLGRMLDLNETQAGVLNLVFKVADDSGMLLLDLKDLRAMLQYVGENASQFTTEYGNISAASVGAIQRGLLQIEGQGGDKFFGEPMLNIQDFMQTVGGKGVINILTADKLMNSPRLYATFLLWMLSELFEQLPEIGDPDQPKLVFFFDEAHLLFNEAPKALVERIELVVRLVRSKGVGVFFVTQNPLDIPDSVLAQLGNRVQHALRAFTPRDQKAVKATATTMRQKPGLDIEAAITELAVGEALVSFLDAKGRPSVTERVFVLPPGSQLGPITPAQRQQLIADSLVAGVYEKTVDRESAYEKLKGRAESAPDAPAPTVGKAGAAKPGAPAEGGFLNDLLFGSTGPRGGKRDGLVQTMAKSAVRTVGTNVGKEILRGVLGGIFGAKKR from the coding sequence ATGGCCGACCCTCTTCTCATCGCCCGCCACGACGCAACCGAGTGCTTCCTGCTGCCGAACCTGACCAACCGGCACGGCCTGATCACCGGGGCCACCGGCACCGGCAAGACGGTCACGCTGCAGACCCTGGCCGAGCAGCTGTCGGGCATCGGCGTGCCGGTGTTCATGGCCGACGTGAAGGGCGACCTCACGGGCATCAGCCAGGCCGGCCACATCGGCGACAAGCTGGCCGCGACGCTGAAGGAACGCGGCATCGAAGCGCCCGCCCCCCTCGCCTGCCCCGTCACGCTGTGGGACGTGTTCGGCGAACAGGGCCACCCGGTGCGGGCCACCATCTCCGACATGGGTCCGCTGCTGCTGGGCCGCATGCTCGACCTGAACGAAACCCAGGCCGGCGTGCTGAACCTGGTCTTCAAGGTCGCCGACGACAGCGGCATGCTGCTGCTCGACCTGAAGGACCTGCGGGCCATGCTGCAGTACGTCGGCGAGAACGCCAGCCAGTTCACCACCGAGTACGGCAACATCAGCGCCGCCAGCGTGGGCGCCATCCAGCGCGGCCTGCTGCAGATCGAGGGCCAGGGCGGCGACAAGTTCTTCGGCGAGCCGATGCTCAACATCCAGGACTTCATGCAGACGGTCGGCGGCAAGGGGGTGATCAACATCCTCACGGCCGACAAGCTGATGAACTCGCCGCGGCTCTACGCGACCTTCCTGCTGTGGATGCTGTCCGAGCTGTTCGAGCAGCTGCCCGAGATCGGCGACCCCGACCAGCCCAAGCTGGTCTTCTTCTTCGACGAGGCCCACCTGCTGTTCAACGAGGCGCCCAAGGCGCTGGTCGAACGCATCGAGCTGGTGGTGCGCCTCGTGCGCTCCAAGGGCGTGGGCGTGTTCTTCGTCACGCAGAACCCGCTGGACATTCCCGATTCGGTGCTCGCCCAACTGGGCAACCGGGTGCAGCACGCGCTGCGGGCCTTCACGCCGCGCGACCAGAAGGCCGTCAAGGCCACGGCCACCACCATGCGCCAGAAGCCGGGGCTCGACATCGAGGCCGCCATCACCGAGCTGGCCGTGGGCGAGGCGCTCGTGAGCTTCCTCGACGCCAAGGGCCGGCCCAGCGTGACCGAGCGCGTGTTCGTGCTGCCGCCGGGCAGCCAGCTCGGCCCGATCACGCCGGCGCAGCGCCAGCAGCTCATCGCCGACTCGCTGGTGGCCGGCGTCTACGAGAAGACGGTGGACCGCGAGTCGGCCTACGAGAAGCTCAAGGGGCGCGCAGAGAGCGCGCCCGATGCCCCCGCCCCCACGGTCGGCAAGGCCGGCGCCGCCAAGCCCGGCGCGCCCGCCGAAGGCGGCTTCCTGAACGACCTGCTGTTCGGCTCGACCGGCCCGCGCGGCGGCAAGCGCGACGGGCTGGTGCAGACCATGGCGAAATCCGCGGTGCGCACCGTGGGCACCAACGTCGGCAAGGAAATCTTGCGTGGCGTGCTGGGCGGCATCTTCGGCGCCAAGAAGCGCTGA
- a CDS encoding AMP-binding protein, with amino-acid sequence MSNDVPSHPLLATRDLDAPLAWRAGVPVSGRSFLADVSRQAERMPAAGPVLNLCNDRYAFAVALGAALLRGQASLLPPDARPETMARLTAEHGKLTAVTDEPSLETPGLERVMVEVGARAADAPCDVPVIDGHLHAVSLLTSGSTGVPQPHAKSWHTLVGDAAAAVARLAQLLGRPSLEGLTLVGTVPVQHSYGLESTALLALVGGAAFDSGRPFFPADIVAALAVVPRPRALVTTPFHLKTLLLAGVEIPPVDLILSATAPLSPQLAAQAEQATGGMLIEIYGSTESGQVATRRPTQSEVWDTFGEIRVTAQPGADGTEQFVFAGDFIPQPTPMADVLELLDDRRFRLFGRANDLVHVAGKRSSLGHLNYHLNSIPGVDDGAFWLPDDVSDGVVRPVAFVVAPTLGAGDVVAALRARLESVFVPRRVVHVPSLPREGTGKLTVRALREFALSQLAADDTPVQVTHEIPADHPVFAGHFPGQPLVPGALLVAEVMEVMRRVPAMAARLGAHPTLAAVKFLSPVRPGAAIDIALHPETGAARGVRFEVRCGDVVAASGRWTPSDTR; translated from the coding sequence ATGTCGAACGATGTTCCTTCCCACCCCTTGCTGGCGACGCGCGACCTCGACGCGCCGCTGGCCTGGCGCGCCGGCGTGCCGGTGTCGGGCCGCAGCTTCCTGGCCGACGTGTCGCGGCAGGCCGAGCGCATGCCGGCTGCCGGCCCGGTGCTGAACCTCTGCAACGACCGCTACGCTTTCGCGGTGGCGCTCGGTGCGGCCCTGCTGCGCGGCCAGGCCAGCCTGCTGCCGCCCGATGCGCGGCCCGAGACGATGGCGCGGCTGACGGCCGAGCACGGAAAACTCACCGCCGTGACCGACGAGCCCTCGCTCGAAACGCCCGGGCTCGAGCGCGTGATGGTCGAGGTCGGTGCCCGTGCGGCCGATGCGCCCTGCGACGTACCGGTCATCGACGGCCACCTGCATGCGGTGAGCCTGCTCACCTCCGGCTCGACCGGCGTGCCGCAGCCGCATGCCAAGAGCTGGCACACGCTGGTGGGCGACGCGGCCGCCGCCGTCGCCCGGCTGGCGCAGTTGCTCGGTCGGCCCTCGCTCGAAGGGCTGACACTGGTCGGCACGGTGCCGGTGCAGCACAGCTACGGGCTGGAATCCACGGCCCTGCTGGCGCTGGTGGGCGGCGCGGCCTTCGACAGCGGCCGGCCCTTCTTCCCGGCCGACATCGTGGCGGCGCTGGCCGTGGTGCCGCGCCCCCGTGCGCTGGTCACCACGCCGTTCCACCTGAAGACGTTGCTGCTGGCCGGCGTCGAGATCCCGCCGGTCGACCTGATCCTGTCGGCCACCGCGCCGCTGTCGCCGCAGCTCGCGGCCCAGGCCGAGCAGGCCACCGGCGGCATGCTCATCGAGATCTACGGCAGCACCGAGTCGGGCCAGGTCGCGACGCGCCGGCCCACGCAGAGCGAGGTGTGGGACACCTTCGGCGAAATCCGCGTCACCGCGCAGCCGGGCGCCGACGGCACCGAGCAGTTCGTCTTCGCCGGCGACTTCATCCCCCAGCCCACGCCGATGGCCGATGTGCTGGAGCTGCTGGACGACCGGCGCTTCCGCCTGTTCGGCCGCGCCAACGACCTGGTCCACGTGGCCGGCAAGCGCAGCTCGCTCGGCCACCTCAACTACCACCTCAACAGCATCCCCGGCGTGGACGACGGCGCCTTCTGGCTGCCCGACGACGTCAGCGACGGCGTGGTGCGGCCGGTGGCTTTCGTGGTCGCGCCCACGCTCGGCGCGGGCGACGTGGTCGCGGCGCTGCGCGCGCGGCTCGAATCCGTCTTCGTGCCGCGACGCGTGGTGCACGTGCCGTCGCTGCCGCGTGAGGGCACCGGCAAGCTGACCGTGCGCGCGCTGCGCGAGTTCGCGCTGTCGCAACTGGCCGCCGACGACACGCCAGTGCAGGTGACGCACGAGATCCCTGCAGACCATCCCGTCTTCGCCGGCCACTTTCCCGGCCAGCCGCTGGTGCCGGGCGCGTTGCTGGTGGCGGAAGTGATGGAGGTGATGCGGCGCGTGCCCGCCATGGCGGCACGGCTCGGTGCGCATCCCACGCTGGCGGCGGTCAAGTTCCTCTCGCCGGTGCGGCCCGGCGCGGCCATCGACATCGCGTTGCACCCCGAGACGGGCGCCGCGCGGGGCGTGCGCTTCGAGGTGCGCTGCGGCGACGTGGTGGCGGCGAGCGGGCGCTGGACGCCATCGGACACACGCTGA
- a CDS encoding acyl-CoA synthetase codes for MAEREAGLPGASDKRPGAAGWTQKPERSNMTALRVICWIALTCGRPLTRLILHPICLYFLLFDPTSRRHIKRYLRRAIGPRAGWADGYRLLHAFASTVLDRVYFLRGRIDLFEVTIQGNRPVEAEVFAGRGAFLLGAHVGSFEAMGACRQHSSDQGALPLAMLMFTDNAQRITAILEAISLPELRPHIIALGRPHSMLALRDWLDGGGLGGLLADRTLSDGDEMGQRGNNLTLSFLGHPAVFNDGPFRLAALLRRKVFFMAGLYLGGARYDVRFEPLADFSERVADVAERERRIRAAVEAYVARLEALCREHPYNWFNFHDFWLEDSH; via the coding sequence ATGGCGGAACGCGAAGCCGGCCTGCCAGGCGCCAGCGACAAGCGGCCCGGGGCCGCCGGCTGGACGCAAAAGCCCGAGCGCAGCAACATGACGGCGCTGCGCGTCATCTGCTGGATCGCGCTGACCTGCGGTCGACCGCTCACACGCCTGATCCTGCATCCGATCTGCCTTTACTTCCTGCTGTTCGACCCGACGTCGCGGCGCCACATCAAGCGCTATCTGCGCCGGGCCATCGGCCCCCGGGCGGGCTGGGCCGATGGCTATCGGCTGCTGCATGCGTTCGCGTCGACGGTGCTCGACAGGGTGTACTTCCTGCGGGGCCGCATCGACCTCTTCGAGGTGACCATCCAGGGCAATCGACCGGTCGAGGCCGAGGTTTTCGCGGGGCGGGGCGCCTTCCTGCTCGGTGCGCACGTCGGCAGTTTCGAGGCCATGGGGGCCTGCCGCCAGCACAGCAGCGATCAGGGCGCGCTGCCGCTGGCGATGCTGATGTTCACCGACAACGCGCAGCGCATCACCGCGATCCTGGAAGCCATCAGCCTGCCCGAGCTGCGCCCGCACATCATCGCGCTGGGCCGGCCGCATTCGATGCTGGCGCTGCGCGACTGGCTCGACGGCGGCGGGCTGGGCGGCCTGCTGGCCGACCGCACGTTGTCCGACGGCGACGAGATGGGCCAGCGCGGGAACAACCTCACGCTGTCCTTTCTCGGTCATCCGGCCGTGTTCAACGACGGGCCGTTCCGCCTGGCCGCGCTGCTGCGCCGCAAGGTGTTCTTCATGGCGGGGCTCTATCTGGGGGGCGCCCGCTACGATGTCCGCTTCGAGCCGCTGGCCGACTTCAGCGAGCGCGTGGCCGACGTGGCCGAACGGGAACGACGCATCCGCGCAGCGGTCGAAGCCTATGTGGCGCGCCTGGAGGCGCTGTGCCGCGAACATCCCTACAACTGGTTCAACTTCCATGATTTCTGGCTTGAAGACTCGCATTGA
- a CDS encoding branched-chain amino acid ABC transporter permease, producing MKTDFDWTPLALVPVLALIALPLTGSLSTWLTLTVAGLAMGMIIFIIASGLTLIFGLMDVLNFGHGVFIALGAFVASSVLGLMGDWTGSGELWRNLVAVFPAMLVAMLVAGAVGLAFERFIVRPVYGQHLKQILITMGGMIIGEELIKVIWGPAQIPLPLPEALRGSVFVADAAISKYRLLAVAVGLVVFGLLAWTLGRTKIGLLIRAGVQDREMVESLGYRIGRLFVGVFVVGSALAGLGGVMWGLFQQNLIPQMGAQVNVLIFIVIIIGGLGSTGGALIGALLVGLMTNYIGFLVPTLTQFASIFLMVAVLLWRPQGVYPVASSR from the coding sequence ATGAAAACCGACTTCGACTGGACGCCACTGGCCCTGGTGCCCGTGCTCGCGCTCATCGCGCTGCCGCTCACGGGCTCCCTCTCGACCTGGCTCACGCTCACGGTCGCCGGCCTGGCGATGGGCATGATCATCTTCATCATCGCCTCCGGCCTCACGCTGATCTTCGGCCTGATGGACGTGCTCAACTTCGGCCACGGCGTGTTCATCGCGCTGGGCGCCTTCGTCGCGAGCAGCGTGCTCGGGCTGATGGGCGACTGGACGGGCTCGGGCGAGCTGTGGCGCAACCTGGTGGCGGTGTTCCCGGCCATGCTGGTGGCGATGCTCGTGGCCGGCGCGGTCGGCCTCGCCTTCGAGCGCTTCATCGTGCGGCCGGTGTACGGCCAGCACTTGAAGCAGATCCTCATCACCATGGGCGGGATGATCATCGGCGAAGAGCTGATCAAGGTCATCTGGGGCCCGGCGCAGATCCCGCTGCCGCTGCCCGAGGCGTTGCGCGGCTCGGTCTTCGTGGCCGATGCGGCGATCAGCAAGTACCGGCTGCTGGCCGTCGCGGTGGGCCTGGTCGTCTTCGGCCTGCTGGCCTGGACGCTCGGACGGACCAAGATCGGCCTCCTGATCCGCGCCGGCGTGCAGGACCGCGAGATGGTCGAGTCGCTCGGCTACCGCATCGGCCGCTTGTTCGTCGGCGTGTTCGTGGTGGGCAGCGCGCTCGCGGGCCTGGGCGGCGTGATGTGGGGGCTGTTCCAGCAGAACCTGATTCCGCAGATGGGCGCGCAGGTCAACGTGCTGATCTTCATCGTCATCATCATCGGCGGGCTGGGGTCGACGGGCGGGGCGCTCATCGGCGCGCTGCTGGTCGGGCTGATGACCAACTACATCGGCTTCCTGGTGCCGACGCTCACGCAGTTCGCGAGCATCTTCCTGATGGTCGCGGTGCTGCTGTGGCGGCCGCAGGGCGTGTATCCCGTGGCGAGCAGCCGGTGA
- a CDS encoding sensor histidine kinase, translating into MSDSLLGEPPLSASSRFEQAASAGVPVRASFSIEPRESDGAERSAAAERRAKKARADAIGANLIRQYMNDALHRHTLGLLLASTMAALCWPYAPAEAVLLWLGLVLAGAYVRLHSARHFVDVVDRDGPSARQAFVRRLVPFYVVMGGVWASSLLLFAARSEGLRGFACWAVLAALIYGAAQRLAVLPALWKAFVPTFFVGVFCYFAYAAATGPDAGWGALGFVPLCVAQFFFLRRLSTDGLRLQSALYGAQYDLACKSEEALAAVVAKNKFLAAATHDMRQPVIAMGLYAEFLEAEPDSYDELAPKIGRAAQVVNRLFDSLFDLSAFDAGQVRLTVSPVSVASVIRALQEEYEPLANAKGLTLRVRVRDAVLHTDEVRLRRMIGNVLSNAIKYTPPGRKVLLAVRPAGARMRVEVWDQGIGIPAAQIEKVFQEFFRAEGGSQLAPDGLGIGLALVARLADALRTRVSIDSVEGRGTRVSLTLGDVEAEPARRIQLSAASG; encoded by the coding sequence GTGTCCGACTCCCTCCTGGGCGAACCGCCCTTGTCAGCGTCGTCCCGCTTCGAACAGGCTGCATCGGCCGGTGTGCCCGTTCGCGCCTCGTTCTCGATCGAGCCGCGAGAGAGCGACGGCGCAGAGCGCTCCGCGGCCGCCGAGCGACGCGCGAAGAAGGCACGAGCGGACGCGATCGGCGCGAACCTGATCCGGCAATACATGAACGATGCGCTGCATCGGCACACGCTGGGGCTCCTGCTGGCATCGACCATGGCGGCCCTGTGCTGGCCGTATGCGCCGGCCGAGGCCGTATTGCTGTGGCTCGGTCTGGTGCTGGCCGGCGCCTACGTGCGGCTGCACTCGGCCCGGCATTTCGTCGACGTGGTCGATCGTGACGGGCCGTCCGCACGGCAGGCCTTCGTGCGACGGTTGGTTCCTTTCTATGTCGTCATGGGGGGCGTCTGGGCTTCTTCGTTGCTGCTGTTCGCAGCGCGCAGCGAGGGCCTGCGGGGCTTCGCCTGCTGGGCCGTGCTGGCGGCGCTGATCTACGGGGCGGCGCAGCGGCTGGCGGTCCTGCCTGCGCTGTGGAAGGCGTTCGTCCCCACCTTCTTCGTGGGCGTCTTCTGCTACTTCGCCTACGCCGCTGCCACGGGGCCCGATGCCGGTTGGGGCGCGCTGGGCTTCGTTCCGCTGTGCGTCGCGCAGTTCTTCTTCCTTCGCCGCCTGTCGACCGATGGGCTGCGCCTCCAGTCGGCGCTGTACGGCGCGCAGTACGACCTGGCCTGCAAGTCCGAGGAGGCGCTGGCCGCGGTGGTCGCCAAGAACAAGTTCCTGGCCGCCGCCACGCACGACATGCGCCAGCCGGTGATCGCGATGGGTCTGTACGCGGAGTTTCTGGAGGCGGAGCCCGACAGCTACGACGAGCTGGCGCCGAAGATCGGCCGCGCCGCCCAGGTCGTCAACCGGCTCTTCGACTCGCTCTTCGACCTGTCGGCCTTCGATGCGGGGCAGGTCCGTCTGACGGTGTCGCCGGTCTCGGTCGCTTCGGTCATCCGCGCCCTGCAGGAGGAATACGAACCCCTCGCCAACGCCAAGGGGCTGACGCTGCGGGTCCGGGTGCGGGATGCCGTCCTCCATACCGATGAAGTCAGGCTCCGGCGCATGATCGGCAACGTCCTGTCGAACGCGATCAAGTACACGCCGCCGGGTCGCAAGGTGCTCCTGGCGGTGCGCCCGGCCGGCGCCCGGATGCGGGTCGAGGTGTGGGACCAGGGCATCGGCATCCCCGCCGCCCAGATCGAGAAGGTGTTCCAGGAGTTCTTCCGCGCCGAGGGCGGCAGCCAGCTCGCGCCCGATGGCCTGGGCATCGGCCTGGCGCTGGTAGCGCGGCTGGCCGACGCGCTGCGCACGCGCGTCTCGATCGATTCGGTCGAAGGGCGGGGCACCCGCGTGTCGCTCACGCTGGGCGACGTGGAGGCGGAGCCCGCCAGGCGCATTCAGCTCTCGGCGGCGTCCGGTTGA
- a CDS encoding phosphopantetheine-binding protein, translating to MSSTTPTPLSADGSSAEQTPLELELATLLVESLNLEVAPAEVDPNAPLYGDGLGLDSIDILEVALEVSRRYGFQLRSDDERNQQIFQSLRTLATHVAANRTTA from the coding sequence TTGTCGTCGACCACCCCCACCCCCCTCTCCGCCGATGGCTCCAGCGCTGAACAGACGCCGCTCGAGCTCGAGCTCGCAACCTTGCTGGTCGAATCCCTGAATCTCGAAGTGGCGCCCGCCGAGGTCGACCCGAACGCGCCGCTGTACGGCGACGGCCTGGGCCTCGACTCGATCGACATCCTGGAAGTGGCGCTCGAGGTGTCGCGCCGCTACGGCTTCCAGCTGCGTTCGGACGACGAGCGCAACCAGCAGATCTTCCAGTCGCTTCGAACCCTGGCCACCCACGTTGCCGCGAACCGTACGACGGCTTGA
- a CDS encoding GAF domain-containing protein has translation MDNDFEEELKRVAVVTVDMSHEQVDRSVREVLKLMREHLAMDVAFVSHFTEGRRVYRQVDAADNRWRGAEGSSDALERSFCQRVVDGRLPQLVTDVQKLPNLAELPRPPVPIGAHLSVPIVLPDGDVYGTLCCFSTAPNEALTHRDLKRLRMAADLTARLIARSRRSGDPQPDAAES, from the coding sequence ATGGACAACGATTTCGAAGAGGAACTGAAGCGGGTCGCGGTCGTGACCGTCGACATGAGCCACGAGCAGGTCGACCGCTCGGTGCGCGAGGTGCTCAAGCTCATGCGCGAACATCTCGCCATGGACGTGGCCTTCGTCTCGCACTTCACGGAAGGCCGCCGGGTGTACCGCCAGGTCGACGCGGCCGACAACCGATGGCGGGGTGCCGAGGGCAGCTCGGATGCCCTGGAACGGAGCTTCTGCCAACGCGTGGTCGACGGTCGGCTGCCGCAGCTCGTCACGGATGTGCAGAAGTTGCCGAACCTCGCGGAACTCCCGCGTCCGCCGGTGCCGATCGGCGCGCACCTGAGCGTGCCGATCGTGCTGCCGGACGGCGACGTCTACGGCACGCTTTGCTGCTTCAGCACCGCCCCGAACGAAGCGTTGACGCACCGCGACCTGAAACGCCTGCGGATGGCCGCCGACCTGACGGCGCGCCTGATCGCCAGGAGCCGCCGCAGCGGTGACCCTCAACCGGACGCCGCCGAGAGCTGA
- a CDS encoding alpha/beta fold hydrolase, producing MTPTSNYAQLLGREIHWMDWGPKEGAAVIAWHGLARTGRDMDELADHLAGQGFRVICPDTLGRGLSQWSPLPDAEYQLSFYAWLAEALCDALQLDRVHWVGTSMGGAIGTVCASGLFAPRMKARMASLVLNDNAPELASAAVERIKAYAGNPPAFATVAELEAFFRTVYKPYGWLSDAQWRRLTETSTRRLPDGRVTPHYDPAMVRQFTAHDNDYLIWSHWDAIEVPVLCLRGVDSDLVLPEAVAEMRARGPGAAGLLKVIEVPGCGHAPALNVPEQLLPIEAFLRLAA from the coding sequence ATGACTCCCACTTCGAACTACGCGCAACTGCTGGGCCGCGAAATCCACTGGATGGACTGGGGGCCGAAGGAGGGCGCCGCCGTCATTGCCTGGCATGGCCTGGCGCGCACCGGCCGCGACATGGACGAGTTGGCCGATCATCTGGCGGGGCAGGGCTTCCGCGTGATCTGCCCCGACACCCTCGGCCGCGGCCTGAGCCAGTGGAGCCCGCTGCCGGACGCCGAATACCAGCTCTCGTTCTACGCCTGGCTGGCCGAGGCGCTGTGCGATGCGCTCCAGCTTGATCGTGTCCACTGGGTCGGCACCTCGATGGGCGGTGCCATCGGCACGGTCTGCGCGTCGGGCCTCTTCGCGCCGCGCATGAAGGCGCGCATGGCCAGCCTGGTGCTCAACGACAACGCGCCCGAACTCGCGAGCGCCGCCGTCGAGCGCATCAAGGCCTACGCCGGCAACCCACCGGCCTTTGCCACCGTGGCGGAGCTTGAGGCCTTCTTCCGCACGGTCTACAAGCCCTACGGCTGGCTCAGCGATGCCCAGTGGCGGCGACTCACCGAGACCTCGACGCGCCGCCTGCCCGACGGCCGCGTGACGCCGCACTACGACCCGGCCATGGTTCGCCAGTTCACGGCGCACGACAACGACTACCTGATCTGGTCCCACTGGGACGCCATCGAGGTGCCGGTGCTGTGCCTGCGCGGCGTCGATTCCGACCTGGTGCTGCCGGAGGCCGTGGCCGAGATGCGCGCGCGCGGGCCTGGCGCCGCCGGCCTGCTGAAGGTGATCGAGGTGCCGGGCTGCGGTCACGCGCCGGCGCTCAACGTGCCCGAGCAGCTGCTGCCGATCGAGGCCTTCTTGCGCCTGGCGGCCTGA
- a CDS encoding LolA-related protein, producing MKTRIEARVESGLRQARWALVALACAAAPAWAFDLHELMSLLAKQKQGEANFTEQRYVRGFDGPLAASGTLSFTAPDQLVRRTLSPRPETMAVDGNNLTLSRSGRSRSMTLDSMPELQGMVEAMRATLAGNTQVLQRYFTSTVGGSASDWTLDLAPIDARLASQVATLRLSGKAGEVLGVEMEFRGGDRSVMTISPKR from the coding sequence TTGAAGACTCGCATTGAGGCACGCGTCGAGAGTGGGCTGCGGCAGGCCCGCTGGGCGCTGGTGGCGCTGGCGTGCGCCGCCGCGCCGGCCTGGGCCTTCGACCTCCATGAACTGATGAGCCTGCTGGCCAAACAGAAGCAGGGCGAGGCCAACTTCACCGAGCAGCGCTACGTGCGCGGCTTCGACGGCCCGCTGGCGGCCAGCGGCACCCTGAGCTTCACGGCGCCGGACCAGCTGGTGCGGCGTACCCTGTCGCCGCGGCCGGAGACGATGGCGGTCGACGGCAACAACCTCACGCTGTCACGCAGCGGTCGCAGCCGCAGCATGACGCTCGACAGCATGCCCGAACTGCAGGGCATGGTCGAAGCGATGCGCGCCACGCTCGCCGGCAACACGCAGGTGCTGCAGCGCTACTTCACCAGCACCGTCGGCGGCAGCGCCAGCGACTGGACGCTCGACCTCGCACCGATCGATGCGCGCCTGGCGTCGCAGGTTGCGACGCTGCGCCTGAGCGGCAAGGCCGGCGAGGTGCTGGGCGTGGAGATGGAGTTCCGCGGCGGCGACCGGTCGGTCATGACGATCTCGCCGAAGCGATGA
- a CDS encoding branched-chain amino acid ABC transporter permease: MLKRLLSNDMPRSRVLALLLLAVLLGLAFAPFIFPGVKALSVAAKILVFIVLVASFDLLLGYTGIVSFAHTMFFGIGAYGIAISASRLGAGWDALFIGLGASLAVSLVLALAIGLFSLRVRAIFFAMITLAVASAFQTLASQLSDFTGGEDGLTFKLPELISPSFEFADEPFLGVSLDGRLLCYYLLFVAAVVLVLALLRIVNSPFGRVLQAIRENEFRAEAIGYRVVVYRTTAAVLSALFATLAGAMLAIWLRYNGPDTSLSFEIMVDVLLIVVIGGMGTIYGAALGAVLFVIAQSYLQDLLKLGSEAASGLPWLAALLSPDRWLLWLGVLFVLSVYYFPTGIVGKLRARALR, translated from the coding sequence ATGTTGAAACGACTCCTCTCCAACGACATGCCGCGCAGCCGCGTGCTCGCGCTGCTGCTGCTGGCCGTGCTGCTGGGCCTGGCCTTCGCGCCCTTCATCTTCCCGGGCGTCAAGGCGCTCAGCGTGGCGGCCAAGATCCTGGTCTTCATCGTGCTGGTCGCGAGCTTCGACCTGCTGCTGGGCTACACCGGCATCGTGAGTTTCGCGCACACGATGTTCTTCGGCATCGGCGCCTACGGCATCGCCATCTCGGCCAGCCGGCTGGGCGCGGGCTGGGACGCGCTCTTCATCGGCCTGGGCGCGTCGCTTGCCGTGTCGCTGGTGCTGGCGCTGGCCATCGGGCTGTTCTCGCTGCGGGTGCGCGCGATCTTCTTCGCGATGATCACGCTGGCGGTGGCTTCGGCCTTCCAGACGCTGGCGTCGCAGCTGTCGGACTTCACCGGCGGCGAAGACGGCCTGACCTTCAAGCTGCCCGAGCTGATCTCGCCGAGCTTCGAGTTCGCCGACGAGCCCTTCCTTGGTGTCTCGCTGGACGGTCGGCTGCTCTGCTACTACCTGCTCTTCGTGGCGGCGGTGGTGCTGGTGCTCGCGCTGCTGCGCATCGTGAACTCGCCCTTCGGCCGCGTGCTGCAGGCGATCCGCGAGAACGAATTCCGCGCCGAGGCCATCGGCTACCGCGTGGTGGTCTACCGCACGACCGCCGCCGTGCTGTCGGCCCTGTTCGCCACGCTCGCCGGCGCGATGCTCGCGATCTGGCTGCGCTACAACGGGCCGGACACGTCGCTGAGCTTCGAGATCATGGTCGACGTGCTGCTGATCGTGGTGATCGGCGGCATGGGCACCATCTACGGCGCGGCGCTGGGCGCGGTGCTCTTCGTCATCGCACAGAGCTACCTGCAGGACCTGCTCAAGCTCGGCAGCGAAGCGGCCAGCGGTCTGCCTTGGCTGGCGGCGCTGCTGTCGCCGGACCGCTGGCTGCTGTGGCTGGGCGTGCTGTTCGTGCTGTCCGTCTATTACTTCCCGACGGGCATCGTCGGCAAACTCCGGGCGAGGGCCTTGCGATGA